AGTTGGAAAGGGCATTGGCACAATCTGCTCACAGCAATCAAAGATGCCATCCCAACTGAGTTTGATGTCATAGTCACTGCTGACAGAGGACTGTATGCTTGTTGGTTGTATGAATTGATTGTGGCTGCTGGCTGGCATCCGTTTTTACGTATTAACCATCAAGGAACTTATCGCCTGCCATCTGGGAATACATGGCATCCACTAAAAGATGTGGTTTGTACCCCTGGAACATCTTGGTCAGGTCGAATTATTTGCTTTGTCACCAATCCCGTTGAATGTACATTGCTTGCCCGTTGGGATCTTGGTTACAAAGACCCTTGGTTGATTTTGACTGACCTTGAACCCACGAGCGCCTCTGCACTCTGGTACGGTTTACGTCCTTCTACAGAATGTGTTTATCGGGATGTCAAAGGAGATGGTTGGGATTGGCATCATACTCGTTTGCTCTCACCACAACGTGCTGAACGTTTGTGGTTAGCCATCGCTGTTGCCACTCTTTGGATGGTGATGCTGGGGGGCGAAGCGGAAAATCAATCTTCTCCCCCAACTCTCGAACAACTTCCACCTCGACATGTTGTCTTTTCTCAGCCTTTCCACCTTCATCCTCAGCGTCAGATTTCTTGTTTTTTGTTAGGCCTGTTGACCCTGATTGCTGATTTACTCAACCATCTTCCTATTCATCTTCCCAGTTGGAGTGCTTTTCCTCATACTCCTGTTGACGATTTCTTTTGCTTCAATTCCTCCTAATTGTAAAAAACCTACACCTGTCAGGGGAGATGGGGGAGATGGGGAAGATGAGGAGACAAGGGGCTATATCCCTATTCCCTAGCCTCCAGATTAAAACCGACTGCCTCGGTTAAGAGAACAGTCGGTTAAAAGTTAAAATTTTTAACTGAAATTTAAGCTTCTCTGTTTAAGAAGTTTTGCACTTGTCTTAAAGCAGCAGCACCGATGTTAAAAGCAGCCCAGCCAGCAGCAACTGCAATAGGTGCTAAAACGATCGCCACACGAAAATCAATATCCATATCTAGAACCCCTCTATCATGTAGAAATTAAATTTTTGTCAACTGCTCTCATTTTTATTTTTAGCTGAAGTGGACAATTTTTCTACATAGATTTGTAAAGAAAGATTAAATTTGTCAGTTGTCATTTGTCCATAGTCATTAGTTTTTCTCCTTTGTCTGCCTCATCTCGCGGTTGGTGAGCGCAGTCTTACCACATCTCCTACTCCTTACTTATGTACTCATTTCTACCGTCATTGCCTTTTGTCCCTCCTTGGCTAGTGTGGCTGCATGTTTTATTTGACAGCTTAATTGCCTTAGCGTATTATTCAATTGCTTTAACGTTGCTCTATTTTGCTAAGAAGCGGCAAGAATTTCCTTTTAAAATCATCTTTGTACTAGTTAGTGCTTTTATGGTGGCTTGTGGCACAGGCTACATGATAGATGTGTTGGCGCTTTGGCATCTTAGCTATTGGTTATCTGGGTTTATTAAAGCGATTACAGCAATTATTTCTCTGTACACAGCATTTGTATGCGTGAAGTTAGTGCCGAAAGCTTGGGAATTGCTGAGTTCAGTACATTCACAAGCCACAAATCAGAAACTGCAAGAGGCAATTGTTAATAGTGCTAATTACACAATTATTTCCACTACCACAGATGGGATAATTCTCACGTTTAATGCTACGGCGCAAAGGTGGCTAGGGTACACGGCTGAGGAAGTGATTGGTAAAACAACACCGGAGATTATCCACGACAAGAATGAAGTGGTGAAAGTAGCGCAAGAACTATCTCAAGAATTAGGTGTGACGATTGAACCAGGATTTGAGGTATTTGTCACTAAAGCGCGACAAGGACAAGTAGAGGAGCGGGAATGGTCTTATATTCGTAAAGATGGTTCCCGTTTCCCTGTGTTACTGTCTGCTACCCCGTTATACGACGCAGAAAATCATATAACAGGGTTTCTGGGTATTGGTAGTGATATCACCGCACGCAAAGCTACGGAAGCGGCGTTACGGGAAAGCGAAGACCGTTATGCGACCTTGGCGCAAACTGCACCAGTGGGAATCTTTCGTAATGATGCCTCTGGTCGTTGCATTTTTGTCAATGAAAGAGCGTGCAATTTAATCGGCTCACCACCAGAAGATGTACTTGGTGAAGGCTGGGTAAAGTCTTTACATCCAGACGATCGCCAGCGTATCGTGACTGAATGCAATCAAGCAGTAAAACAAAATACCCCCTTTCAAGCAGAGTATCGTTTTCTCCATGCTAATAATTCCACTATCTGGGTAATCTCACAAGCAATTCCTGAAAGGGGAACTAATGGAGAGGTGATAGGCTACATCGGTACAATGACTGATATTAGCGATCGCAAACGCACAGAAGAAGAACTCCTTCACCTGAGCCAAGCCTTGGAAAGTGCTGTTGAAGGTATTTCCCAGTTAGATACACAGGGACGTTACTTGAAGGTAAATCCCGCCTATGCCAAAATAACTGGTTACGAGCCAGAAGAAATGGTTGGTATGAACTGGGAAGTAACTGTCCACCCAGACGACCAAGAAAAGATGGTGACAGCCTATCAACAAATGCTCAAAAACGGCAAGGTGGAAATCGAAGCCAGAGCCATGCGTAAAGATGGGACGGCTTTTGATAAACAAGTGGTAATGGTGAAAGCCTATAACCAACAGCAGGAGTGTATTGGACATTACTGCTTTATGAAAGATATCAGCGATCGCCGGGAGGTGGAACGCCTCAAAGACGAATTTGTTTCCGTTGTCAGTCACGAACTACGTACCCCCTTAACATCCATTTCCGGTGCTTTAGACCTACTGGCCAGTGGTGTCCTACCAGCAGGCTCAGAAGACGCTCAACGCATGTTAAATATTGCTGCTAATAATACTGATAGGTTAGTGCGTCTCATCAATGACATTTTAGATATTGAACGCATTGAGTCAGGAAAAATCCAAATCACGCCCCAAGCCTGCAACGCTGCCGATTTAATGACTCAATCGGTAGAAGTGATTGAAGAAATGGCAGAGTTGGCAGGTGTTAAAATTTCCATGTCGCCTGTATCTGCAAACCTCTGGGCAGATCCCGACCGCATCATTCAAGTGTTGACCAATCTCCTCAGCAATGCAATTAAATTCTCATCTCCTGGTTCTACAGTTTGGCTGAATGCGGAAATAGAAAGTGGGAAGGACAATATTAGCAACGTTCCACACATCTTATTTAAAGTTAAAGATCAAGGCAGGGGTGTCCCAGCTGATAAACTTGAATCTATCTTTGAGCGTTTTGGACAAGTAGATGCTTCAGATTCCCGCCAAAAAGGGGGTACTGGTTTAGGTTTGGCGATTTGCCGCAGTATTTTACAGCATCATGGAGGGCAAATTTGGGCGGAAAGTTCCTTGGGAGAAGGTAGCACTTTCTTTTTTACCTTACCCACTTTTGCAAAGGAAGAGCGGGAAAGGGATGATTTTTTATATCTTCCTCATACCATCCCTGAGCATTGTACTAGCGCAACTCCGCCTTTAATACTTCTATGTGATGATGATCCTTCGGTACGCGATGTTGTACAAGTCATCCTGGAAAAGCAAGGTTATCGAGTTATGACGGTGGGATCAGGACAAGAAGCAGTAGAACAGGCGACAGTAAACCGACCTGATGCAATTATTCTCAACCTGATGATGCCACAGATGGACGGCTGGGAAACTTTAGCACTTCTCAAACAGCAGCCAGATATAAAGAATGTGCCAGTGATTATTCTGAGTGGTTTAGCCCCTAACAATAGTAAAGAACTTCCCCATGATGTCAGTGATTGGATTATTAAACCTCCAAATGTCAAGTTGCTGTGCCAAGCTTTAGAAAAAGCTACTGCTAAACAACTACCAGCCATTAAGGTATTAGTTGTAGAAGATGACCCAGATTTAGCACAATTACTCATAGCTATGTTCAATCGTCATGGCACTTCTACCTTCCATGCTCAAACAGGACGGGAAGCCATACAACTGAGCCAAAATCTCATTCCTGACTTATTAGTATTAGATTTGGGCTTACCAGAGTGTGACGGTTTTTCTGTGGTTGATTGGTTACGGCAGTATCAGCGTTTATCTCATGTACCTTTAGTAGTGTACACAGCCCGCGATTTAGATGAAAGCGATCGCCAAAGACTAAAACTAGGACAAACCCTATTCCTCACCAAAGGACGCATTAACCCCCAAGAATTTGAACAGCGAGTCATTAACCTACTCAACCGTGTGATTTTTAGGGGAGTAGAGAGTGCTGAGTGCTAAGTGCTGAGTGGGGG
Above is a genomic segment from Nostoc sp. MS1 containing:
- a CDS encoding photosystem II protein Y, coding for MDIDFRVAIVLAPIAVAAGWAAFNIGAAALRQVQNFLNREA
- a CDS encoding PAS domain S-box protein, encoding MIDVLALWHLSYWLSGFIKAITAIISLYTAFVCVKLVPKAWELLSSVHSQATNQKLQEAIVNSANYTIISTTTDGIILTFNATAQRWLGYTAEEVIGKTTPEIIHDKNEVVKVAQELSQELGVTIEPGFEVFVTKARQGQVEEREWSYIRKDGSRFPVLLSATPLYDAENHITGFLGIGSDITARKATEAALRESEDRYATLAQTAPVGIFRNDASGRCIFVNERACNLIGSPPEDVLGEGWVKSLHPDDRQRIVTECNQAVKQNTPFQAEYRFLHANNSTIWVISQAIPERGTNGEVIGYIGTMTDISDRKRTEEELLHLSQALESAVEGISQLDTQGRYLKVNPAYAKITGYEPEEMVGMNWEVTVHPDDQEKMVTAYQQMLKNGKVEIEARAMRKDGTAFDKQVVMVKAYNQQQECIGHYCFMKDISDRREVERLKDEFVSVVSHELRTPLTSISGALDLLASGVLPAGSEDAQRMLNIAANNTDRLVRLINDILDIERIESGKIQITPQACNAADLMTQSVEVIEEMAELAGVKISMSPVSANLWADPDRIIQVLTNLLSNAIKFSSPGSTVWLNAEIESGKDNISNVPHILFKVKDQGRGVPADKLESIFERFGQVDASDSRQKGGTGLGLAICRSILQHHGGQIWAESSLGEGSTFFFTLPTFAKEERERDDFLYLPHTIPEHCTSATPPLILLCDDDPSVRDVVQVILEKQGYRVMTVGSGQEAVEQATVNRPDAIILNLMMPQMDGWETLALLKQQPDIKNVPVIILSGLAPNNSKELPHDVSDWIIKPPNVKLLCQALEKATAKQLPAIKVLVVEDDPDLAQLLIAMFNRHGTSTFHAQTGREAIQLSQNLIPDLLVLDLGLPECDGFSVVDWLRQYQRLSHVPLVVYTARDLDESDRQRLKLGQTLFLTKGRINPQEFEQRVINLLNRVIFRGVESAEC
- a CDS encoding transposase, giving the protein MLKNEYLKQWTNIVSQKMPHLTLPQVVGLATWSFGIVMTRSSSLSKVSKFIAQVNSEKANTVRQRLKEWYEEASAKKGLHRRTLDVSSCFAPLLLWVISLLPTNIKRIALALDATSIGNKFVVLSVNILLAGCGIPIAWCVVKAHEPGSWKGHWHNLLTAIKDAIPTEFDVIVTADRGLYACWLYELIVAAGWHPFLRINHQGTYRLPSGNTWHPLKDVVCTPGTSWSGRIICFVTNPVECTLLARWDLGYKDPWLILTDLEPTSASALWYGLRPSTECVYRDVKGDGWDWHHTRLLSPQRAERLWLAIAVATLWMVMLGGEAENQSSPPTLEQLPPRHVVFSQPFHLHPQRQISCFLLGLLTLIADLLNHLPIHLPSWSAFPHTPVDDFFCFNSS